The following coding sequences lie in one Oryctolagus cuniculus chromosome 7, mOryCun1.1, whole genome shotgun sequence genomic window:
- the LOC138850478 gene encoding CLPTM1-like membrane protein cnrB, whose amino-acid sequence MEQHDLVYSDWTSCENSDGCYEHFAELEIPQVALLETNPYLLALTIIISIVHSVFEFLAFKKGFITMTPQLFINYKLRSVAHLPWRMLTHKALNTFTEDLFAFIIKMPARHVLDRLPEGRPGLLHLPLPAVDLARRSHQGEGAGHKRAG is encoded by the exons ATG GAGCAGCACGACCTCGTGTACAGCGACTGGACGAGCTGCGAGAATTCAGACGGCTGCTACGAGCACTTCGCAGAGCTGGAAATCCCGCAG GTGGCCCTCCTGGAAACCAACCCCTACCTGCTGGCGCTCACCATCATCATCTCCATCGTCCACAGTGTCTTTGAGTTCCTGGCATTCAAGAA AGGCTTCATCACCATGACGCCCCAGCTCTTCATCAACTACAAGCTCAGGTCTGTGGCCCACCTGCCCTGGCGCATGCTCACCCACAAGGCCCTCAACACCTTCACTGAGGACCTGTTTGCCTTCATCATCAAGATGCCCGCCCGTCATGTGCTGGATCGGCTGCCTGAGGGACG ACCTGGTCTTCTTCATCTACCTCTACCAGCAGTGGATCTAGCACGTCGATCCCACCAGGGTGAAGGAGCTGGGCATAAGCGGGCAGGATGA